Proteins co-encoded in one Methylobacterium sp. WL1 genomic window:
- a CDS encoding DNA polymerase, with product MNMHKPVAVEPRTVLVDARNPEVIEEIRALIQRSEFVGFDLETEDSKRHEGLNRFCKYNDEGYKSKTSKTVFDWRRTVICGASFYSEEAPDRAYYVNFGHSDVENRLPVELLKSLLESLPEGAYFVAHNSAFEQTVCKAALDFDFRPGSIICTMTQAVSAYGPDTYSMDAWQAAGQGDIGQLVNQLIHASTTGWNKETGEMSPALTELVFKIIGKSSKASFSWNGFVSSIAYGYGLKQAVRSHFGVQMRTFEETLDGEAHMGMVSGEQVAAYGADDAYWAVRLFRLLLTYMLRNGGSALVNTFFTQENVMPQVFSSIAIHGMRVNVPAIRQRTEAERANASQILREMKEAARWFDWPTALVPQLLKYESWYVKNAQVYRDRVQAWLDAPDSEDDYQQLLQVRGPVTNGWAAEQGVNEKTLKGVNLSHFMPVRSVLYDLLGCHVVVSKGKVASDGEARGRIVDRLKDGKHLTKDQLVDAFNGVQGELAIRMSAGGEDGLAAGVVFEENDARWARIEAAEKPAREDLEPFAVYHNRYALKVVDCLNRLSGVEQRMKLFLTPYGMLTDPETGRMYPQVTSMLATRRMACSFPNAMQLGKRGEAAYVRGFYVGDYDDHLLCSLDWSGVELVEIGEFSGDPEFLKAFGQIPHQDLHAGTATALLALDCPGMNLELFKTLKGMSSWQDWLKASEGKADRLPRLMTNLKGELLDAAKAYGYWRTVFGKEANFNYFYSGWLATIGERAGWSQQKTADATEAYRGQFPVAEAWRVQQISDVNALGYVTLPDGHRYVRYEATNLWASDWCDKFMLTTLGAENYNQVIRWVMRKIQKRAGNQTVNALIQGTCATLAKRSIVRTIQYFQSLGWTNREFRFLVPIHDELVWSVHQDLAVPFIRNAHRIMIDHGDIFKNCKLDSSPAIGVTFEPWNEKKAYGGQIELFEPEAAVVGKERAGKRLDDQGILDVVEYLKQQRTRMKEAA from the coding sequence ATGAACATGCACAAGCCAGTCGCGGTCGAGCCGCGCACCGTCCTGGTGGACGCCCGCAACCCCGAGGTGATCGAGGAGATCCGCGCTCTCATCCAGCGGTCAGAGTTCGTCGGCTTCGATCTGGAGACCGAGGACAGCAAGCGTCACGAGGGTCTCAATCGCTTCTGTAAGTATAATGACGAAGGCTACAAGTCGAAGACCAGCAAGACTGTGTTCGACTGGCGCCGGACAGTCATCTGCGGCGCGTCGTTCTACTCGGAAGAGGCGCCCGACCGTGCTTACTATGTGAATTTCGGCCACAGTGATGTGGAGAACCGGCTGCCGGTCGAGCTGCTGAAGAGCCTCCTGGAGAGCCTGCCCGAGGGTGCGTATTTCGTAGCTCACAACAGCGCCTTCGAGCAGACCGTCTGCAAGGCGGCCCTCGACTTCGACTTCCGTCCCGGGTCGATCATCTGCACGATGACCCAGGCGGTCTCGGCCTATGGCCCGGACACCTATTCGATGGATGCCTGGCAGGCCGCAGGCCAGGGTGACATCGGCCAGCTGGTGAACCAGCTCATCCACGCATCCACGACCGGCTGGAACAAGGAGACCGGCGAGATGTCGCCGGCCCTAACCGAGCTGGTCTTCAAGATCATCGGCAAGTCCAGCAAAGCGAGCTTCAGCTGGAACGGCTTCGTCTCCTCGATCGCCTACGGCTACGGCTTGAAGCAGGCGGTGCGCTCCCACTTCGGCGTCCAGATGCGGACGTTCGAGGAGACGCTCGACGGCGAGGCCCACATGGGCATGGTGTCGGGTGAGCAGGTCGCCGCCTACGGCGCCGACGATGCGTACTGGGCCGTCCGCCTGTTCCGCCTGCTGCTCACCTACATGCTGCGCAACGGCGGCAGCGCGCTGGTCAACACGTTCTTCACCCAGGAGAACGTGATGCCCCAGGTGTTCTCTTCGATTGCCATCCACGGCATGCGGGTGAACGTCCCGGCCATCCGGCAGCGCACGGAGGCCGAGCGGGCCAACGCCTCGCAGATCCTCCGCGAGATGAAGGAGGCCGCACGCTGGTTCGACTGGCCCACCGCGCTCGTCCCCCAGCTCCTGAAGTACGAGAGCTGGTACGTGAAGAACGCCCAGGTCTATCGCGACCGCGTTCAAGCCTGGCTCGACGCCCCTGACAGTGAGGACGACTACCAGCAGCTGCTCCAGGTCCGCGGCCCCGTCACCAACGGCTGGGCGGCCGAGCAGGGCGTCAACGAGAAGACCCTGAAGGGGGTCAACCTCTCCCACTTCATGCCGGTCCGGTCAGTGCTCTACGACCTGCTCGGCTGCCACGTCGTGGTGTCGAAGGGCAAGGTGGCGTCGGACGGTGAGGCCCGCGGGCGCATCGTCGACCGGCTGAAGGACGGCAAGCACCTCACCAAGGACCAGCTGGTCGATGCCTTCAACGGCGTGCAGGGCGAGCTGGCCATCCGCATGAGCGCGGGCGGCGAGGATGGTCTGGCCGCGGGCGTGGTGTTCGAGGAGAACGACGCGCGCTGGGCCCGGATCGAGGCGGCTGAGAAGCCGGCGCGCGAGGACCTGGAGCCCTTCGCCGTTTACCACAACCGCTACGCCCTGAAGGTGGTCGACTGCCTGAACCGGCTGTCGGGCGTCGAGCAGCGCATGAAGCTGTTCCTCACCCCCTACGGGATGCTGACCGACCCGGAGACGGGCCGTATGTACCCGCAGGTCACCAGCATGCTGGCCACCCGCCGGATGGCGTGTTCGTTCCCGAACGCCATGCAGCTCGGCAAGCGCGGCGAGGCCGCCTACGTCCGCGGCTTCTACGTCGGCGACTACGACGACCACCTGCTCTGCTCGCTCGACTGGTCGGGCGTGGAGCTGGTGGAGATCGGCGAGTTCTCCGGTGACCCGGAGTTCTTAAAGGCCTTCGGACAGATCCCGCACCAGGATCTGCACGCCGGCACCGCCACCGCGCTCCTCGCGCTCGACTGCCCCGGCATGAACCTGGAGCTGTTCAAGACGCTCAAGGGCATGTCGAGCTGGCAGGACTGGCTCAAGGCCAGCGAGGGCAAGGCGGATCGGCTGCCGCGCCTGATGACCAACCTGAAGGGCGAGCTGCTCGATGCCGCCAAGGCCTACGGCTACTGGCGGACGGTCTTCGGCAAGGAGGCGAACTTCAACTACTTCTACTCCGGCTGGCTGGCCACGATCGGCGAGCGGGCCGGGTGGTCGCAGCAGAAGACCGCCGACGCCACCGAGGCCTACCGCGGGCAGTTCCCGGTGGCCGAGGCCTGGCGCGTCCAGCAGATCTCGGACGTGAACGCGCTCGGCTACGTCACCCTGCCGGATGGCCACCGCTACGTCCGCTATGAGGCCACCAACCTCTGGGCCTCGGACTGGTGTGACAAGTTCATGCTCACCACGCTGGGGGCCGAGAACTACAACCAGGTCATCCGCTGGGTCATGCGCAAGATCCAGAAGCGCGCCGGCAACCAGACGGTGAACGCCCTCATTCAGGGGACGTGCGCCACCCTCGCGAAGCGCTCGATCGTCCGCACGATCCAGTATTTCCAGTCGCTCGGCTGGACCAATCGCGAGTTCCGCTTCCTGGTCCCGATCCACGACGAGCTTGTCTGGTCGGTTCACCAGGATCTTGCGGTGCCGTTCATCAGGAACGCGCACCGGATCATGATCGACCACGGTGACATCTTCAAGAACTGCAAGCTCGATAGCTCGCCGGCCATCGGCGTGACCTTTGAGCCGTGGAACGAGAAGAAGGCCTACGGCGGACAGATCGAGCTGTTCGAGCCGGAAGCGGCCGTGGTCGGCAAAGAGCGCGCCGGCAAGCGCCTCGACGACCAGGGCATCCTCGACGTGGTCGAGTACCTGAAGCAGCAGCGCACCCGCATGAAGGAGGCGGCATGA
- a CDS encoding FAD-dependent thymidylate synthase has protein sequence MSCQTSAKVLARSVGQDAPPLTTFQLRYPLQIHAELMTHRMFSRNARSSRAVPTARMIEEVRTSPFIPRHWGANQKGMQATEECTELVDLADDFMLNEEAWLWARDRAVEAAGAFADAGYHKQVANRLLAPFLHIDTVLTTVDLANWNALRIDPASEPHIRDLAIAMREAVEAYGEPDFVSESGWHLPYITEIQDKAVGVIGYSAEPGEKRVRFARPGERILDAATAIMVSVTRCAQVSYTPFHEAKLTIEQEVARHDALVSARPMHASPAEHQAMPDRRDPDGHWLYPELHGNLEGWMQYRKTLAGERA, from the coding sequence ATGAGCTGCCAGACCTCAGCCAAGGTGCTCGCCCGATCGGTGGGCCAGGACGCCCCTCCCCTCACCACCTTCCAGCTCCGGTATCCTTTGCAGATCCACGCGGAGCTGATGACCCACAGGATGTTCTCCCGGAACGCCCGGTCCAGCCGAGCGGTCCCGACCGCCCGGATGATCGAGGAGGTGCGAACCTCCCCGTTCATCCCCCGCCACTGGGGCGCCAACCAGAAGGGCATGCAGGCCACCGAGGAATGCACCGAGCTGGTCGACCTCGCCGACGACTTCATGCTGAACGAGGAGGCCTGGCTCTGGGCCCGGGATCGAGCCGTGGAGGCGGCCGGCGCCTTCGCCGACGCCGGCTACCACAAGCAGGTCGCCAACCGGCTCCTCGCCCCGTTCCTGCACATCGACACCGTGCTCACCACGGTCGACCTGGCCAACTGGAACGCTCTGCGGATCGACCCGGCGTCCGAGCCCCACATCCGGGACCTAGCCATCGCAATGCGCGAGGCGGTCGAGGCGTACGGGGAGCCGGACTTCGTCAGCGAGAGCGGTTGGCACCTCCCCTACATCACCGAGATCCAGGACAAGGCGGTCGGCGTGATCGGCTACTCCGCGGAGCCCGGTGAGAAGCGGGTGCGCTTCGCCCGACCAGGTGAGCGGATCCTGGACGCGGCCACCGCCATCATGGTGTCCGTCACCCGGTGCGCCCAGGTCAGCTACACCCCGTTCCACGAGGCGAAGCTGACGATCGAGCAGGAGGTGGCCCGGCACGACGCGCTGGTCAGCGCCCGGCCGATGCACGCCTCGCCGGCCGAGCACCAGGCTATGCCCGATCGGCGGGACCCGGATGGGCACTGGCTCTACCCCGAGCTGCACGGCAACCTCGAAGGGTGGATGCAGTACCGCAAAACATTGGCAGGAGAACGAGCGTGA
- the nrdJ gene encoding ribonucleoside-triphosphate reductase, adenosylcobalamin-dependent — MLTNTTPSVRAQFVHRRTYLRPLNEEGDLFETPDQAMDRVVGHQRWLWETQLQRALNEDEEDELHELRGLMEAKRASVSGRVKWMGGTALVRERAAGAFNCSFSVAYTPADLVDIFWLLLNGCGVGFKPVTGLLSGFPSSLTKVTVAPSFRTERGGQEHSSEHIDMEAGTWRIVFGDSAKGWAKAIGMLFGEKPRVSELILDFSELRPGGKRLRGYGWISSGWEPLAKAMAAIAAIMQTAAHRTLSKGELIDVINWLGTVLSSRRSAQICLINTEATGWDELLAELGWYIDFKTDRWERGEGQREQSNNSIGFLKKPTAEVIEQLLRRILPTGEPGFVNVEHALRRAPEMEGLNPCAEILLSNKGFCNLMQTVWHRFNGDLKGLMRAQYLAGRANYRQTCVSMRDGVLQLQWNDMQKLLRLCGVSPTGAVAWEGIENPEMLEAVRDAAIAGANSMADDFGTPRARRVTQVQPAGTSSKALGLMGDEVHEGAHLALSRWIFNWVNFPVNDPMLQNFYNANYRMKPNPNDPTGMLVCWPVEYPASSKFTEVVSPAGEHLEVNQESAISQLERYRLLMNHYVEHNCSITVSFDEAEIPAMVDWFMEHWDEYVGVSFLRRNNPLATAEDLGFKYLPQECVSRKRYETYTAKLLPIDIEADKSAELLEVEDCATGACPIR, encoded by the coding sequence ATGTTGACCAACACCACCCCATCGGTGCGCGCTCAGTTCGTGCATCGGCGTACCTACCTGCGCCCCCTGAACGAGGAGGGAGACCTCTTCGAGACCCCCGACCAGGCCATGGACCGCGTCGTCGGGCACCAGCGCTGGCTGTGGGAGACCCAGCTGCAGCGAGCCCTGAACGAGGACGAGGAAGACGAGCTGCACGAGCTGCGCGGGCTGATGGAAGCCAAGCGCGCCTCGGTCTCCGGCCGGGTGAAGTGGATGGGCGGCACCGCCCTGGTGCGCGAGCGCGCTGCCGGTGCCTTCAACTGCTCCTTCTCCGTCGCCTACACCCCGGCCGACCTGGTCGACATCTTCTGGCTGCTGCTCAACGGCTGTGGCGTCGGCTTCAAGCCGGTGACCGGCCTGCTCTCGGGCTTCCCCAGCTCGCTCACCAAGGTCACGGTGGCGCCGTCCTTCCGCACCGAGCGCGGCGGCCAGGAGCACAGCTCCGAGCACATCGACATGGAGGCTGGGACCTGGCGCATCGTCTTCGGCGACAGCGCCAAGGGCTGGGCCAAGGCGATCGGCATGCTGTTCGGGGAGAAGCCCCGGGTGTCCGAGCTGATCCTCGACTTCAGCGAGCTGCGCCCCGGCGGCAAGCGCCTGCGCGGCTACGGTTGGATCTCGTCCGGCTGGGAGCCGCTGGCGAAGGCCATGGCCGCCATCGCCGCCATCATGCAGACGGCCGCGCACCGGACGCTGTCCAAGGGCGAGCTGATCGACGTGATCAACTGGCTCGGCACCGTGCTCAGCTCGCGCCGCTCGGCGCAGATCTGCCTCATCAACACCGAGGCGACCGGCTGGGACGAGCTGCTGGCCGAGCTGGGCTGGTACATCGACTTCAAGACCGACCGCTGGGAGCGGGGGGAGGGCCAGCGCGAGCAGTCGAACAACTCGATCGGCTTCCTGAAGAAGCCGACCGCCGAGGTGATCGAGCAGCTGCTGCGCCGCATCCTGCCGACCGGCGAGCCCGGCTTCGTCAACGTGGAGCACGCCCTGCGCCGCGCGCCGGAGATGGAGGGGCTCAACCCCTGCGCCGAGATCCTCCTGTCCAACAAGGGGTTCTGCAACCTGATGCAGACCGTCTGGCACCGCTTCAACGGTGACCTGAAGGGCCTGATGCGGGCGCAGTACCTGGCCGGCCGGGCCAACTACCGGCAGACCTGCGTCTCGATGCGCGACGGCGTGCTGCAGCTGCAGTGGAACGACATGCAGAAGCTGCTGCGCCTCTGCGGCGTGTCGCCGACCGGCGCCGTGGCCTGGGAGGGCATCGAGAACCCGGAGATGCTGGAGGCCGTGCGCGATGCTGCCATCGCCGGGGCCAACAGCATGGCCGACGACTTCGGCACGCCGCGCGCGCGGCGCGTCACCCAGGTGCAGCCAGCCGGCACGTCGTCCAAGGCCCTCGGGCTGATGGGCGACGAGGTCCACGAGGGCGCGCACTTGGCCCTGTCGCGGTGGATCTTCAACTGGGTGAACTTCCCGGTGAACGACCCCATGCTGCAGAACTTCTACAACGCCAACTACCGGATGAAGCCCAACCCCAACGACCCCACCGGGATGTTGGTGTGCTGGCCGGTCGAGTACCCAGCCAGCTCGAAGTTCACCGAGGTGGTGTCGCCGGCTGGCGAGCACCTGGAGGTGAACCAGGAGAGCGCGATCAGCCAGCTGGAGCGCTACCGCCTGCTCATGAACCACTACGTCGAGCACAACTGCTCGATCACGGTGTCCTTCGACGAGGCCGAGATCCCGGCCATGGTCGACTGGTTCATGGAGCACTGGGACGAATACGTCGGGGTCAGCTTCCTCCGGCGTAACAACCCGCTGGCAACAGCGGAGGATCTCGGCTTCAAATACTTGCCGCAGGAGTGTGTCTCCCGCAAACGGTACGAAACGTACACTGCAAAACTTCTTCCGATCGACATCGAGGCGGACAAGTCTGCTGAGCTGCTTGAGGTCGAAGACTGCGCCACTGGAGCATGCCCCATCCGATGA
- a CDS encoding dATP/dGTP diphosphohydrolase domain-containing protein yields MSDEPDFVVRPPPVDGATCGPDPALERVKQLVDTSSISQEHAEKIMAGLLVPEADGTKSTMERHNAGKLRMSLVPASLGRYTAAVLAYGAIKYSANNWRKGGNWSEIYESLQRHVDSFREGEDLDPESGLPHLSHAAFNLMVLIEFFDKGFGNDDRFRYAGQPGDALLPGRVLEFRQPPVQPKPEDGADAAASDAGAAAPSAG; encoded by the coding sequence ATGTCAGACGAACCCGATTTCGTGGTGCGGCCACCGCCGGTGGATGGCGCAACCTGCGGCCCGGACCCGGCCCTGGAGCGGGTCAAGCAGCTGGTGGACACCAGCTCGATCAGCCAGGAGCACGCTGAGAAGATCATGGCCGGTCTTCTTGTGCCCGAAGCTGACGGTACGAAAAGTACAATGGAGCGCCACAACGCCGGCAAGCTCCGCATGAGCCTCGTGCCGGCATCGCTCGGCCGATATACGGCCGCCGTCCTTGCCTACGGCGCGATCAAGTATTCCGCCAACAACTGGCGGAAGGGCGGCAACTGGTCGGAGATCTACGAGAGCCTCCAGCGCCACGTCGACAGCTTCCGGGAGGGTGAAGACCTAGATCCCGAGAGCGGACTTCCTCACCTGTCTCACGCAGCATTCAACTTGATGGTCCTCATCGAGTTCTTCGACAAGGGTTTTGGCAATGACGACCGCTTCCGCTACGCAGGACAACCTGGCGACGCACTCCTCCCCGGCCGGGTACTCGAATTTCGTCAGCCGCCTGTGCAGCCGAAGCCCGAAGACGGAGCTGATGCCGCCGCGAGTGATGCGGGCGCTGCTGCTCCGAGCGCTGGCTGA
- a CDS encoding HNH endonuclease, whose protein sequence is MARRPRISVARLRELLDYNPQTGEIFWKVSPNYGIPAGAPAGSWNSAGYLQIQISSKIYYGHIIAVALVKGEWPAGIVDHHDRNTSNNIYENLIDTDKGANARNRVSRNSTGFKGVMRNGKRFTGQIVVDKKYKYLGTFDTAADAARAYDTYVVATFGEGRFPTNESMGHFQ, encoded by the coding sequence ATGGCCAGGCGTCCCCGCATCTCGGTGGCCCGCCTGCGCGAGCTGCTCGACTACAACCCGCAGACGGGTGAGATCTTCTGGAAGGTCTCGCCCAACTACGGGATCCCGGCCGGCGCCCCGGCCGGTAGCTGGAACTCGGCCGGCTACCTGCAGATCCAGATCAGCTCGAAGATCTACTACGGCCACATCATCGCGGTGGCCCTGGTCAAAGGCGAGTGGCCGGCGGGGATCGTGGATCACCACGACCGCAACACCAGCAACAACATCTACGAGAACCTCATCGACACGGATAAAGGCGCCAACGCTCGGAACAGAGTGAGCCGAAATTCGACGGGCTTCAAAGGTGTGATGCGGAACGGCAAGCGGTTTACCGGACAGATAGTCGTCGACAAGAAGTACAAATACTTGGGAACATTCGACACAGCCGCCGACGCGGCGCGTGCATACGATACCTATGTCGTCGCGACCTTCGGAGAGGGCCGCTTCCCCACCAACGAGAGCATGGGACATTTCCAATGA
- a CDS encoding 3'-5' exonuclease — protein sequence MVSTELVQVGAYEVPVERKDRAAFQPQPGAPMFDYMIDVETTGTNPGENALIQIAAVRFNRHTKEIDHNFFDRALHVPPGRYWAEDTRDWWMGKPDVLRGILSRAEPPEIVIKAFWNWVADGSSLCPRAFWGKPTTFDYNFIASYFRQYGLMQPFHYREAIDLNSYLLGRGHENRRDFWKTIEPVGDAHNALHDCLYQIRAVFAA from the coding sequence GTGGTGAGCACCGAGCTGGTTCAGGTCGGCGCCTACGAGGTGCCGGTGGAGCGCAAGGACCGGGCGGCCTTCCAGCCGCAGCCGGGCGCGCCGATGTTCGACTACATGATCGACGTGGAGACCACCGGGACCAACCCGGGGGAGAACGCGCTCATCCAGATCGCCGCCGTGCGCTTCAACCGGCACACCAAGGAGATCGACCACAACTTCTTCGACCGCGCGCTGCACGTCCCGCCCGGCCGGTACTGGGCCGAGGACACCCGCGACTGGTGGATGGGGAAGCCCGACGTGCTGCGCGGCATCCTCTCGCGCGCTGAGCCGCCGGAGATCGTGATCAAGGCGTTCTGGAACTGGGTCGCTGATGGTTCCAGCCTGTGCCCCCGAGCATTCTGGGGCAAGCCAACGACGTTCGACTACAACTTCATCGCATCGTACTTCCGTCAGTACGGTCTGATGCAGCCGTTTCACTATCGCGAGGCGATCGACCTGAACAGCTACTTGCTGGGCCGGGGGCATGAGAACCGTCGCGACTTCTGGAAAACCATTGAGCCGGTCGGGGACGCCCACAACGCGCTGCACGACTGCCTCTATCAGATCCGCGCGGTCTTCGCAGCATGA
- a CDS encoding HNH endonuclease, producing MSRTQAAPNLARVNDLLAYDPLTGIFTWKVTRGSRAQAGARAGTPSNDYRQIRIDGVIYKEHHLAWYMTYGEWPTLDIDHEDTVKSHNWIENLREATKSQNQYNRKLGQNKSGFKGVTRGRHGWVAKIRIDKKSTYLGSFRTPQEASACYQEAAVKHAGKFARF from the coding sequence ATGAGTAGAACGCAGGCTGCTCCGAACCTGGCGCGGGTCAATGACCTGCTCGCTTATGATCCGCTCACCGGGATCTTCACCTGGAAGGTGACGCGAGGTAGTCGAGCACAGGCCGGAGCGAGAGCAGGAACGCCGAGTAATGACTACCGGCAGATCCGAATTGATGGTGTGATCTACAAAGAACATCATCTGGCTTGGTACATGACCTACGGTGAATGGCCCACGCTGGACATTGATCACGAGGACACCGTCAAAAGTCACAACTGGATTGAGAATTTACGGGAGGCTACCAAGTCGCAAAACCAATACAACAGGAAGCTTGGTCAAAATAAATCAGGCTTCAAAGGCGTCACTCGAGGTCGTCACGGCTGGGTTGCAAAGATACGGATAGACAAGAAATCAACTTATCTCGGTTCATTCCGTACGCCTCAAGAAGCATCTGCCTGTTACCAAGAAGCTGCAGTGAAACACGCGGGCAAATTCGCCAGGTTCTAG
- a CDS encoding Holliday junction resolvase RecU: MKNTGKPTEARFEQSLTALGKQGYFYRIKDAAAIRGLTGRVGAGVDATPSDYICAVKGQTFFCEVKSTQHPSLFEFKLLKKGQNAHGARIVAAGGGYLVLVHRLETDDWYLLAMSRIRAHEADTGRKSLSWDEMRAFQCTTEQTPAGSRPRW, encoded by the coding sequence ATGAAGAACACAGGCAAGCCAACCGAGGCCCGCTTCGAGCAGTCCCTCACGGCGCTCGGCAAGCAGGGCTACTTCTACCGGATCAAGGACGCTGCGGCGATCCGGGGTCTGACAGGACGGGTTGGAGCCGGTGTGGACGCCACACCATCGGATTACATCTGCGCAGTGAAAGGTCAGACCTTCTTCTGCGAAGTCAAGTCGACCCAGCACCCATCGCTGTTCGAGTTCAAGCTCCTCAAGAAGGGGCAGAATGCTCACGGCGCCCGCATCGTGGCGGCTGGCGGCGGATACTTGGTGCTGGTCCACCGCCTGGAGACCGACGACTGGTATCTGCTCGCCATGTCTCGGATCCGGGCCCACGAAGCTGACACCGGGCGCAAGTCGCTGTCCTGGGACGAGATGAGGGCCTTCCAATGTACGACGGAGCAGACCCCCGCGGGAAGCCGCCCCAGGTGGTGA
- a CDS encoding AAA family ATPase, which produces MGRHFDRSIDFTTGMTGIVGPNEVGKSLCLEMIEFLLFGNKALRGAVGDYKHLKAHGSVLIRGKRYRIERTAKNALLGDGVDPIAVGTKPVNARILQILGYGLEVFRVANVANQGDAERLSKMLPTERKAMVDKLIGADQIEAIGAWCAEQALGLSREIAGLEAGLGAEPVKPEKPEGYRPADELREEITNLRSLQDTITRGDAFLANEPVVPEVGEAPTLLSLETLTKADQVLGLRTYDFDLEAAKTQEAAYTLWQQRKLFVDRYFAQPKVTQQQADDETTRLDLIRDLARLQQTPEILCPCGKPFTTADAEIARLQALISQFPDFPERCDLETEREALRRWWSQGKVAEGWAAVCDAPEAAEPKHDPRDAKSAVHVDEIRKALAELGVSTMSRAEIQALTGELRAYQAVCAARDGCAARHATWELSAKATRTAVSLARKAFSADRLMQTEQLLSAVTICDAQLATYQRSFLDWAQGRDRLTDLRRELASWRNGKQAMNDLRADTKTYLVPALSRVASHMLSQMTGGARGRIAVDEDFEIQVDGQPLNTLSGSGKVCANLAVRLGLGRILTNGVFPVFMGDEMDASMDADRAGHLHDALCALEGKLTQILVITHKRPACARVITLEN; this is translated from the coding sequence ATGGGCCGACACTTCGACCGCAGCATCGACTTCACCACCGGCATGACCGGCATCGTCGGCCCGAACGAGGTCGGCAAATCCCTGTGCCTGGAGATGATCGAGTTCTTGCTGTTCGGGAACAAGGCGCTCCGCGGCGCGGTCGGCGACTACAAGCACCTGAAGGCCCACGGGTCGGTGCTGATCCGGGGCAAGCGCTACCGCATCGAGCGCACGGCCAAGAACGCCCTACTCGGCGACGGCGTCGACCCGATCGCGGTCGGCACCAAGCCGGTCAACGCGCGGATCCTCCAGATCCTGGGCTACGGCCTGGAGGTGTTCCGGGTGGCGAACGTCGCCAACCAGGGCGATGCCGAGCGGCTGTCGAAGATGCTGCCGACCGAGAGGAAGGCCATGGTCGACAAGCTGATCGGCGCCGACCAGATCGAGGCCATCGGCGCCTGGTGCGCCGAGCAGGCGCTGGGCCTGTCGCGCGAGATCGCCGGCCTGGAGGCGGGCCTGGGCGCGGAGCCGGTGAAGCCGGAGAAGCCGGAGGGCTACCGCCCGGCCGACGAGCTGCGCGAAGAGATCACCAACCTGCGCTCGCTGCAGGACACCATCACCCGGGGCGATGCCTTCCTGGCCAATGAGCCGGTGGTGCCCGAGGTCGGCGAGGCGCCGACCCTGCTGTCGCTGGAGACCCTGACGAAGGCCGACCAGGTCCTCGGGCTGCGCACCTACGACTTCGACTTGGAGGCCGCCAAGACGCAGGAGGCCGCCTACACCCTGTGGCAGCAGCGGAAGCTCTTCGTCGACCGCTACTTCGCCCAGCCCAAGGTCACCCAGCAGCAGGCCGACGACGAGACGACCCGGCTCGACCTGATCCGTGACCTGGCCCGGCTCCAGCAGACGCCGGAGATCCTGTGCCCCTGCGGGAAACCGTTCACCACGGCCGACGCTGAGATCGCCCGGCTGCAGGCGCTGATCTCCCAGTTCCCGGACTTCCCCGAGCGCTGTGACCTGGAGACCGAGCGCGAGGCACTGCGGCGGTGGTGGTCGCAGGGCAAGGTGGCCGAAGGCTGGGCGGCGGTGTGCGATGCGCCCGAGGCGGCCGAGCCCAAGCACGACCCGCGCGACGCCAAGAGTGCCGTCCACGTCGACGAGATCCGCAAGGCGCTCGCCGAGCTGGGCGTCAGCACGATGTCCCGCGCCGAGATCCAGGCGCTGACCGGCGAGCTGCGGGCCTACCAGGCGGTCTGTGCCGCCCGGGATGGCTGCGCGGCCCGCCACGCGACCTGGGAGCTGTCGGCGAAGGCAACCCGCACCGCGGTGTCGCTCGCCCGCAAGGCGTTCTCCGCGGACCGGCTGATGCAGACCGAGCAGCTGCTGTCGGCCGTCACGATCTGCGACGCCCAGCTCGCGACCTACCAGCGCTCCTTCCTCGACTGGGCGCAGGGCCGCGACCGGCTCACCGATCTCCGGCGCGAGCTGGCGAGCTGGCGCAACGGCAAGCAGGCGATGAACGACCTGCGCGCCGACACCAAGACGTACCTCGTGCCCGCGCTCTCGCGCGTCGCTTCGCACATGCTCAGCCAGATGACCGGCGGCGCGCGCGGGCGGATCGCGGTCGACGAGGACTTCGAGATCCAGGTTGACGGTCAGCCGCTCAACACCCTGTCGGGCTCCGGCAAGGTGTGCGCGAACCTGGCTGTCCGCCTGGGACTAGGCCGCATCCTCACCAACGGCGTCTTCCCGGTCTTCATGGGTGACGAGATGGATGCGTCCATGGACGCCGACCGGGCTGGTCACCTCCACGACGCGCTTTGCGCCCTGGAGGGCAAGCTCACCCAGATCCTGGTCATCACCCACAAGCGTCCCGCCTGCGCGCGGGTCATCACGCTGGAGAACTGA